The nucleotide sequence GCGGCGCCCATGGTCGCGGCGCCCGCCACCTACGTGGTCGAACAGGGCGACACCGTCTCCACCATCGCCGGGCGCTTCGGCCTCTCCACCGCATCCGTGCTCGCGCAGAACGGCCTCGGCTGGAAGACGACCATCTTCCCCGGGCAGACGCTGACGCTCGGCGGCTCCGGCGCCTCGACGGCCGCGCCCGCCTCGGCTCCGACCGGAGCCGGTGCGAGCTACACGGTCGTCGCGGGCGACACCGTGACCGGCATCGCCGGGAAGCACGGCGTCTCGACGTCGTCGGTCCTGCAGGCGAACGGCCTGCAGGCGACGAGCACCATCTTCCCCGGCAACCGCCTCACCATCCCGGGGGCGGCGTCCACCGCGGCGGCTGCGCCCTCGGCTCCCGCGAGCGCATCGCCCGCCGCGAAGCAGGGCCTCTCCGGCACGTACACGATCGCGACCGGCGACACCCTGCACAGGATCGCGACGAAGTCCGGCGTCACCGTGCAGGATCTCCTCAACGCCAACGGGCTCAACTGGTCGAGCATCATCTACGCGGGCAGCAAGCTCACCATCCCGCACGCGTCGACGGCCGTGGTGCAGGTCGCGTCGCTCGACGGGACCACGATCATGACCGATGAGATGCGCCGCAACGCGCGGGTCATCGTCGAGGTCGGCCGCTCCGCCGGCGTGAGCGACTACGGGCTCGTCATCGCGCTCGCGACCGCGGCGCAGGAGTCGACGCTGCGCAACCTCGACTGGGGCGACCGCGATTCCATCGGGGTGTTCCAGCAGCGCCCGAGCCAGGGCTGGGGCAAGCCCGAGCAGCTCCACGACCCCGTGTTCGCCTCGAAGGCGTTCTTCGGCGGCAGCGTCAATCCGAACCCCGGCTTGACGCGCGGACTCCTCGACATCGCCGGGTGGAAGTCCATGACCGTCACGCAGGCCGCACAGGCCGTGCAGTACTCCGCCTACCCCGACGCGTACGCGAAGTGGGAGGCGTCGGCCTGGGCCTGGCTCGACGAGATCGGCTGACGCCGATCCGCAGGCGCACCCGCCAGGCGGCGCACCGGTGTGCCGGGGAGGCCCCGGCACCCGCGATCCCTAGAATCATCCAGTGACCTCCAGCCCGACCGACCCCATGATCGGCCGTCTCCTCGACGGTCGGTACCAGGTCAGGTCCCGCATCGCGCGCGGCGGCATGGCGACGGTCTACGTCGCCACCGACCTCCGGCTCGAGCGCCGCGTCGCCGTGAAGGTGATGCACGGGCACCTCGCCGACGACAGCGCGTTCCGCGACCGCTTCATCCAGGAGGCGCGGTCGGCCGCGCGGTTGGCGCACCCCAACGTCGTGAACGTCTTCGACCAGGGCCAGGACTCGGACATGGCGTACCTCGTCATGGAGTACCTCCCCGGCATGACGCTGCGCGAGCTGCTGCAGGAGTACGAGCGGCTGACGCCCGAGCAGACGCTCGACATCCTCGAGGCCGTGCTCTCGGGGCTCGCCGCCGCGCACAAGGCCGGCATCGTCCACCGCGACCTCAAGCCCGAGAACGTGCTGCTCGCGGACGACGGGCGCATCAAGATCGGCGACTTCGGGCTCGCTCGCGCCGTCAGCGCGAACACCGCCACGGGGCAGGCGCTCCTCGGCACCATCGCGTACCTCTCCCCCGAGCTCGTCACCCGGGGCATCGCCGACACCCGCAGCGACATCTACGCGGTCGGCATCATGATGTACGAGATGCTCGCGGGCGAGCAGCCGTTCAAGGGCGAGCAGCCCATGCAGATCGCGTACCAGCACGCGAACGACCAGGTGCCGACGCCCAGCACCGCCAACGCGTCCGTGCCGGTCGAGCTCGACGAGCTGGTGCTCTGGGCGACCGCCCGGGATCCCGAGCAACGACCCCGCGACGCACGGGCGCTCCTCGACGAGCTCTACGCGGTCCAGAACCGGCTCGACGCGCGGTCGGGAGATCCGGCCCCGCTCCAGCGCACCGTGGTCTTCCCGAGCGCCCCGGCGCTCCCCTCCGTCACGACCGGCGAGACGAAGGTCGTGGGCGGGCCTCCCGTCATGACGCGCCAGGAGACCGAGCGCACCGAGCCAGAGTCCG is from Clavibacter sp. A6099 and encodes:
- a CDS encoding muramidase family protein; the encoded protein is MPMTEPTSPRDPSRSSDTSAGRSANRRSKALLATMPIVLVGSLAVSLGMATPAEAAPVKRVPKAKSGATQTKLPRVAAPTAAPSAAPMVAAPATYVVEQGDTVSTIAGRFGLSTASVLAQNGLGWKTTIFPGQTLTLGGSGASTAAPASAPTGAGASYTVVAGDTVTGIAGKHGVSTSSVLQANGLQATSTIFPGNRLTIPGAASTAAAAPSAPASASPAAKQGLSGTYTIATGDTLHRIATKSGVTVQDLLNANGLNWSSIIYAGSKLTIPHASTAVVQVASLDGTTIMTDEMRRNARVIVEVGRSAGVSDYGLVIALATAAQESTLRNLDWGDRDSIGVFQQRPSQGWGKPEQLHDPVFASKAFFGGSVNPNPGLTRGLLDIAGWKSMTVTQAAQAVQYSAYPDAYAKWEASAWAWLDEIG
- the pknB gene encoding Stk1 family PASTA domain-containing Ser/Thr kinase — its product is MTSSPTDPMIGRLLDGRYQVRSRIARGGMATVYVATDLRLERRVAVKVMHGHLADDSAFRDRFIQEARSAARLAHPNVVNVFDQGQDSDMAYLVMEYLPGMTLRELLQEYERLTPEQTLDILEAVLSGLAAAHKAGIVHRDLKPENVLLADDGRIKIGDFGLARAVSANTATGQALLGTIAYLSPELVTRGIADTRSDIYAVGIMMYEMLAGEQPFKGEQPMQIAYQHANDQVPTPSTANASVPVELDELVLWATARDPEQRPRDARALLDELYAVQNRLDARSGDPAPLQRTVVFPSAPALPSVTTGETKVVGGPPVMTRQETERTEPESVVALAAAGSRRRSRGWMLALLVVMLAALAGGTGWYYGQGPGARVPVPSVAAMAVDDAAGTLQGQGFVVARAEEPSVDVEVGHVTRSVPASGTPVDQGSTVTLYASTGPRLLDVPDAVGAAEADARTRLEGVPFVVQEATIRQYGDAAEGTVVQVLDSAGAPLGAQYPEQQPVTLVVAAGKIPQVNGRSVDQANATLAQAGLVGEPGKQSFSDDVDTGEVISVYALDQNPVRSGLGDAPGSKVGLEISKGPDLVAVPKVVGLTRDGAKAELDKAGFKYAYSAFWDALPDSITKVASASPDAGAMVRRGSTVNLGITASG